In Candidatus Nitronauta litoralis, one DNA window encodes the following:
- a CDS encoding aminomethyl-transferring glycine dehydrogenase subunit GcvPA: MRYIPHTENDIRAMLDRIGIDGVGDLFTSIPEPLRLTEPLRLPEALAESDLTAAMKDLARQNMSAEDCASFLGAGSYRHFTPSLVNHMILRGEFATCYTPYQPEVSQGTLQAVFEFQTFISLLTGMGIANASMYDGATALAEAVLMAHRVAGGNEVVMSDAVHPEYRQVVETYLHGSDVNIIRVPWNSNGQSDLVAMQNKVTDSTCAVVVQSPNFFGVVEEFEGLGEFLNEKKTLLVAAVAEPTSLGILKPPGERGADIVAGEGQGFGLPVSFGGPYVGFFSTHDRYLRQIPGRIVGETVDREGRRAFSLTIKTREQDIRREKATSNICTNQGLCALAVTIWLSAMGKKGLREIAVENVKRSDLLKRKLAGLKNFKLKFDAPTYNEFVLECPGPAEEIQARLLEEKIIAGLPLGTHHEELGNCLLLCTTELTSEDDMERLVNALNVI, translated from the coding sequence ATGCGTTATATCCCACACACTGAAAACGATATTCGGGCAATGCTTGACCGGATAGGAATTGACGGGGTCGGCGACCTGTTCACCAGCATTCCGGAACCGTTGCGATTGACCGAGCCATTGAGGTTGCCCGAGGCACTGGCGGAATCTGATTTGACTGCGGCGATGAAGGATCTGGCCCGTCAAAATATGAGTGCCGAGGATTGTGCATCTTTCCTCGGTGCGGGTTCTTATCGGCACTTCACACCCTCGTTAGTCAACCATATGATCCTGCGTGGTGAGTTTGCCACCTGCTACACTCCCTATCAACCGGAAGTCAGCCAGGGAACATTGCAGGCGGTTTTTGAGTTTCAGACCTTTATCAGCCTGCTAACGGGAATGGGGATTGCGAATGCTTCCATGTATGACGGAGCGACGGCACTTGCAGAAGCTGTTTTGATGGCGCATCGAGTGGCTGGCGGAAATGAAGTGGTGATGTCTGATGCGGTCCATCCCGAATACCGGCAAGTGGTCGAAACCTATTTGCACGGGTCGGATGTCAATATCATTCGCGTTCCCTGGAACTCGAACGGGCAGAGCGACCTTGTCGCCATGCAGAACAAAGTGACCGATAGCACCTGTGCCGTAGTAGTGCAAAGTCCCAACTTTTTCGGTGTGGTTGAGGAATTTGAGGGGCTCGGAGAGTTTTTGAACGAAAAGAAAACCCTGCTTGTCGCGGCCGTTGCAGAACCTACTTCACTGGGGATCCTCAAACCCCCCGGTGAAAGAGGAGCCGATATCGTTGCCGGTGAAGGCCAGGGTTTTGGATTACCCGTGTCATTTGGCGGACCCTACGTCGGTTTTTTCTCAACGCATGATAGATATCTCAGGCAGATTCCCGGTCGTATTGTCGGTGAGACCGTGGACAGAGAAGGCAGGCGCGCATTTTCTTTGACCATAAAAACGCGAGAACAGGACATCCGGCGCGAAAAAGCCACATCCAACATCTGCACCAACCAGGGGTTGTGCGCGTTGGCAGTGACGATATGGCTGTCCGCCATGGGAAAGAAAGGATTACGCGAAATCGCTGTAGAAAACGTGAAGCGGTCGGATTTACTCAAGAGAAAGCTGGCAGGACTCAAAAATTTCAAATTGAAATTTGACGCACCCACTTATAACGAATTTGTTCTGGAATGCCCGGGACCGGCCGAAGAAATCCAGGCGAGGTTGCTTGAAGAGAAAATTATTGCCGGTCTGCCCCTAGGCACTCACCACGAAGAGCTGGGCAACTGCCTCCTCCTCTGCACCACCGAACTTACATCGGAAGATGATATGGAACGGTTGGTGAACGCTTTGAATGTGATTTAG
- a CDS encoding YbjQ family protein has product MLITNTEIIPGKTITQFHGMVSGSTVRAKHVGRDLMASFKNIFGGELKGYTELLSESRKEAVERMTAQARQMGANAIINVRFSTSSVASGAAELYVYGTAVTLA; this is encoded by the coding sequence ATGCTGATCACCAACACCGAGATCATTCCCGGTAAAACCATTACGCAATTTCACGGCATGGTTTCCGGATCGACGGTAAGAGCAAAGCACGTCGGGCGTGACTTGATGGCAAGTTTTAAGAATATTTTTGGTGGTGAATTAAAGGGGTACACCGAATTGCTGAGCGAATCCCGCAAGGAAGCTGTGGAACGGATGACCGCGCAGGCCAGGCAAATGGGAGCAAACGCAATCATCAACGTCCGGTTTTCAACTTCATCGGTTGCCTCAGGTGCTGCTGAACTCTATGTTTACGGCACCGCCGTCACCCTGGCTTAG
- the lepA gene encoding elongation factor 4, translating into MDQNQIRNFSIIAHIDHGKSTLADKLMLSSGAVTNREMRDQLLDNMDIERERGITIKAQTVRIDYQAEDKKQYIFNLIDTPGHVDFTYEVSRSLAACEGVLLVIDATQGIQAQTIANVNLAMQHDLFIIPVINKIDLPSADPDRVKEEIEDVLQIEASEAILASAKEGIGIEDIKQAVVERIPSPVGDASKPLKALLCDAWYDMYRGAIILVRIMEGVLKAGSKVLMMATGQTYDVEEIGVFTPAPKVVKQLEPGEVGFIVAGIKQLDQTRIGDTVTLPEEPTKEPLPGYKEVKPMVFSGLYPIDGVDYENLRDALKKLRLNDASFSYEPETSAALGFGFRCGFLGLLHMEIVRERLEREYNLALLTTAPTVIYKVHTTDGETVMLDNPVKLREISNLDHLEEPYIHGTIITPEEFVGSLIQIAIERRGIQTKMEYLTPKTVRLEYEFPFNEIVLDFYDVLKSRTKGYASFDYEFIDFRSADLVKLDILFNGELVDALSTIVHKDKAYFRGRDLTKKLKEQVPRQMFELAVQAAIGGKIIARESIKALRKNVLAKCYGGDITRKRKLLEKQKAGKKKMKQIGKVEIPQEAFLAVLRTDVK; encoded by the coding sequence ATGGACCAGAACCAGATTCGTAACTTTTCGATCATCGCCCATATCGACCACGGCAAATCGACTTTGGCTGACAAACTGATGTTATCCAGCGGCGCTGTGACCAATCGGGAAATGCGCGACCAGTTGCTTGACAACATGGACATAGAACGTGAACGGGGAATCACCATCAAAGCCCAGACGGTTCGCATCGATTACCAGGCTGAAGATAAAAAACAGTATATCTTCAACCTGATCGACACTCCCGGCCATGTAGACTTCACCTATGAAGTATCACGCAGCCTTGCCGCCTGCGAAGGCGTGCTGCTGGTGATCGACGCCACCCAGGGGATCCAGGCTCAGACCATCGCTAACGTAAACCTTGCCATGCAACACGATCTTTTCATCATTCCTGTCATCAATAAAATTGATCTGCCCTCAGCAGATCCGGATCGTGTCAAAGAGGAAATCGAAGACGTTCTGCAAATAGAAGCCTCAGAAGCAATCCTTGCCAGCGCTAAAGAAGGGATCGGTATTGAAGACATCAAACAGGCTGTGGTCGAACGAATACCTTCACCGGTGGGAGACGCCTCCAAACCGTTAAAAGCCCTGTTGTGTGATGCCTGGTATGACATGTATCGGGGCGCAATCATTCTGGTCCGTATCATGGAAGGGGTGCTCAAAGCGGGGTCGAAAGTCCTCATGATGGCCACCGGCCAAACCTACGATGTGGAAGAGATTGGAGTCTTCACTCCAGCTCCAAAAGTAGTCAAGCAACTGGAACCGGGAGAAGTCGGGTTCATCGTCGCCGGGATCAAACAACTCGACCAGACTCGTATTGGGGACACAGTAACCCTGCCCGAAGAACCGACAAAAGAACCGCTGCCCGGGTACAAGGAAGTCAAGCCCATGGTGTTTTCAGGGTTGTACCCGATCGATGGTGTGGATTATGAAAACCTGCGCGACGCACTGAAAAAACTCAGGCTGAACGATGCTTCGTTCAGCTATGAACCCGAAACGTCAGCAGCACTCGGTTTCGGTTTCCGCTGCGGATTCCTCGGGCTGTTGCACATGGAAATTGTACGCGAACGGCTGGAACGGGAATATAACCTGGCATTGCTCACCACAGCCCCCACGGTTATTTACAAAGTACACACCACCGATGGTGAAACGGTGATGTTGGACAATCCGGTAAAACTCAGGGAAATTTCCAATCTCGATCATCTGGAAGAACCCTATATCCACGGAACCATCATCACACCAGAGGAGTTTGTGGGCAGCCTGATTCAGATTGCCATTGAACGCCGCGGTATCCAAACGAAGATGGAATACCTCACTCCCAAAACGGTACGGCTCGAGTATGAATTCCCTTTCAATGAAATCGTACTTGATTTCTATGATGTGCTGAAGTCCCGCACCAAAGGTTATGCTTCTTTTGATTATGAATTTATAGATTTTCGGTCGGCTGATCTGGTAAAGTTGGATATCCTGTTCAATGGGGAGCTGGTGGATGCCTTGTCTACCATAGTCCATAAGGACAAGGCTTACTTCAGAGGGCGGGATCTGACCAAAAAACTCAAGGAACAAGTTCCCCGACAAATGTTCGAACTGGCCGTCCAGGCTGCCATCGGGGGGAAAATCATTGCTCGCGAAAGCATCAAGGCTCTGCGTAAAAATGTTCTGGCCAAATGTTATGGTGGCGACATCACCCGGAAACGGAAACTTTTAGAAAAACAAAAAGCCGGAAAGAAAAAAATGAAACAAATCGGCAAAGTTGAAATCCCACAGGAAGCTTTCCTGGCAGTGCTGAGGACCGATGTCAAATAA
- the gcvH gene encoding glycine cleavage system protein GcvH encodes MEVPNDLLYTREHEWVRVKDSKGIVGITDFAQDQLGDVVFVEQPQAGTELTKDATFGVVESVKTVSDLFAPVSGKVTVANTELEAKPELVNSAPYGDGWIVEIEITDTKELDDLLTPEAYTAFIQEQEQD; translated from the coding sequence ATGGAGGTCCCAAACGATCTTTTATACACCCGGGAACATGAATGGGTCCGAGTAAAAGATTCCAAAGGTATAGTTGGTATCACCGATTTTGCCCAGGATCAGTTAGGAGATGTTGTTTTTGTAGAACAACCCCAGGCAGGCACGGAATTGACCAAGGATGCGACTTTTGGTGTAGTCGAATCAGTTAAAACCGTTTCTGACTTATTCGCTCCTGTGAGCGGCAAGGTGACGGTAGCCAATACCGAGCTTGAAGCCAAGCCGGAACTCGTGAATTCTGCCCCTTATGGGGACGGGTGGATCGTTGAAATTGAAATCACCGACACCAAGGAACTTGATGATCTTTTGACTCCTGAAGCTTACACAGCATTTATCCAGGAACAGGAGCAGGACTGA
- a CDS encoding M48 family metallopeptidase, with protein MQYTPKLPEENDNVSSSSPVKDFTILLSGLIGIIVVVYMALGFAIDWAVEKMDPRTEAKVFKTISFDLGLDEDHDVRKSAILQRMVDELNRDCTRLPVKFKVYAIPDEMINAMALPGGTILVFGGLLDIMDSENALMMVLGHELGHFNNRDHLKGIGRSLVLMVLSSMLMGPNNMLNDWMSTSLTLSQLAYSRGQESKADAFGLKALQCRYGHVSGSTQFFDTMSKKHHIGNVQKFFVSHPVSEERVANLKALAAQQGFGEGKLTPLREELKTEKLMED; from the coding sequence GTGCAATACACACCCAAATTACCTGAAGAAAACGACAACGTTTCCTCTTCCTCCCCGGTTAAAGATTTTACTATCCTGCTTTCGGGACTGATCGGAATCATCGTTGTCGTTTACATGGCTCTGGGCTTTGCGATTGATTGGGCTGTGGAGAAAATGGATCCCAGAACAGAAGCGAAAGTATTCAAAACCATCTCGTTTGACCTGGGACTTGACGAAGACCACGATGTCCGAAAATCCGCCATCCTCCAACGCATGGTGGATGAACTGAATCGAGACTGCACCCGGCTTCCCGTAAAGTTCAAGGTCTATGCAATTCCTGATGAAATGATCAACGCCATGGCATTACCCGGCGGAACCATCCTGGTTTTTGGCGGTCTGCTCGATATCATGGACTCGGAAAATGCGTTGATGATGGTGCTGGGCCACGAACTCGGCCACTTCAACAATCGCGACCATCTTAAAGGAATTGGTCGGTCCCTCGTATTGATGGTCCTGTCCTCCATGCTGATGGGACCCAATAATATGCTCAATGACTGGATGAGCACTTCCCTGACGCTATCACAACTGGCCTATTCAAGAGGGCAGGAATCCAAAGCCGATGCTTTCGGACTGAAAGCCCTGCAGTGCCGGTACGGTCACGTTTCCGGCTCAACCCAGTTTTTTGATACGATGTCAAAAAAGCACCATATCGGAAATGTACAGAAGTTTTTTGTTTCACACCCGGTAAGTGAGGAACGCGTCGCCAATCTCAAAGCACTGGCCGCGCAACAGGGATTTGGCGAAGGCAAACTCACCCCGCTTCGGGAAGAATTAAAAACAGAAAAACTGATGGAAGATTAG
- a CDS encoding NTP transferase domain-containing protein: MDPLNDSQQFDAILLAGQGESSYKVLNQHKAFLRLEGRCLVTHVIDSLRQVPSVRSVYVVGQKDDLKKTLMNDGIDLETPRPITLLEQKENLYQNIWHTFLATLPEDHNKQPLESGPYRDRAVLIVPCDAPLITPHEIDHFIRHSDISRYDHILGITPESRLKPFYPCQGKPGIRMAYLHLKEDNYRINNLHLVKPLRIGHREYIQQMYQYRHQRNIRNVIPFAFKLFWKDQHKGYHYYLGLILSLLFSKLNCPQLVRFFKSWVPRNELEEWISKGLATRFKSLAVPYPGAALDIDNGPDFEAMKCRYQEWRTLLKQMEGDPVPEDGSQPEVKQKPSLAFPQLTKT; this comes from the coding sequence ATGGACCCCTTGAACGATTCACAGCAATTTGATGCCATCCTGCTGGCTGGCCAGGGCGAATCAAGCTATAAGGTCTTGAACCAGCACAAGGCTTTCCTGCGCCTTGAAGGCCGATGCCTTGTCACCCATGTTATTGATTCTTTAAGGCAAGTGCCTTCTGTTCGATCAGTTTATGTCGTGGGCCAAAAAGATGATCTCAAAAAGACTTTGATGAACGACGGCATTGATCTGGAAACCCCCAGACCGATCACCCTGCTTGAACAAAAGGAAAATTTGTATCAAAACATATGGCACACCTTTCTCGCTACCCTTCCTGAGGACCACAACAAACAACCGTTGGAAAGCGGGCCTTACCGCGACCGAGCCGTCTTAATCGTCCCCTGTGATGCTCCCCTGATCACTCCACATGAGATTGATCACTTCATTCGGCATAGCGACATCAGCCGTTATGACCACATTCTGGGAATTACACCCGAATCCCGATTGAAGCCTTTTTATCCATGCCAGGGAAAGCCTGGAATTCGCATGGCATACCTGCATTTGAAGGAAGACAATTACCGGATCAACAATCTTCACCTGGTAAAACCCCTCCGAATCGGTCATAGGGAATACATCCAGCAGATGTACCAGTACCGCCACCAACGCAATATCAGAAATGTGATCCCTTTTGCCTTCAAATTGTTTTGGAAAGACCAGCATAAAGGGTATCATTATTACCTTGGTTTGATCCTGAGCCTGTTATTCTCCAAACTGAACTGTCCGCAGCTTGTCCGGTTCTTTAAATCCTGGGTTCCGCGCAATGAGTTGGAAGAATGGATATCCAAAGGACTCGCGACCCGATTTAAAAGCCTGGCTGTTCCCTATCCCGGAGCAGCTCTGGACATAGACAATGGACCGGACTTTGAAGCTATGAAGTGTCGGTATCAGGAATGGCGGACTCTGTTAAAACAAATGGAAGGGGATCCTGTACCGGAAGATGGATCCCAGCCTGAGGTCAAGCAAAAGCCCTCCCTGGCATTTCCCCAGCTCACTAAAACCTGA
- a CDS encoding mercuric reductase codes for MAKRDYNLIAIGAGSAGLVTTYIGAAVKAKVALIEKHKMGGDCLNTGCVPSKALIKSASVLSHIKRHKEYGIRNATADVEFAEVMERVQTVIKKVEPHDSIERYTGLGVDCITGSAFIKSPNEIEVNGKTLTTNNLVIATGARPFVPPIPGLDQVDFLTSDNVWNLREKPERLVVLGGGPIGSELTQTFSRLGCKVTQIEKAPRPLNREDPECGDFIKKQFVKEGVDVRTDTTCKSIEVEDGRQYAVVEKSGQEERIEFDKILVAVGRAPNTKGFGLEELGVNLTKRGNIEVDDFLRSTSHSNIYACGDVAGPYQFTHTAAHQAWYCAVNSLLSPVKKFKVDYSVIPWCTFTDPEVARAGLSETEAKAQNIPYEVSTYGIDDLDRAIADSEDHGFVKVLTVPGKDKILGVTIMGHHAGDLIAEYVLAMKHGIGLNGILGTIHIYPTLAEANKYAAGIWKKNHAPQGLLKLAQKFFNWRR; via the coding sequence ATGGCCAAACGCGACTACAACCTTATTGCTATAGGAGCCGGCTCAGCAGGTCTGGTGACGACTTACATCGGCGCGGCGGTGAAAGCCAAAGTCGCACTCATCGAAAAACACAAGATGGGAGGTGATTGCCTCAACACGGGCTGCGTGCCGTCCAAGGCGCTGATTAAATCAGCATCTGTCCTTTCCCATATAAAACGCCATAAAGAGTACGGTATCCGGAACGCCACGGCGGATGTCGAATTTGCCGAGGTCATGGAGCGTGTCCAAACGGTCATCAAAAAGGTCGAGCCGCACGACAGCATTGAGCGTTATACAGGTCTTGGAGTGGACTGCATCACCGGCTCGGCATTTATCAAATCACCGAACGAAATCGAAGTAAACGGAAAGACCCTGACCACGAACAACCTCGTCATAGCCACCGGCGCGCGTCCTTTTGTTCCACCGATACCGGGGCTGGATCAGGTCGACTTTCTGACTTCGGACAACGTCTGGAACCTGCGTGAGAAACCAGAGCGGTTGGTAGTGCTCGGTGGCGGCCCCATCGGCAGCGAACTGACCCAGACTTTTTCGCGGCTCGGATGCAAAGTCACCCAGATTGAAAAGGCGCCCCGCCCCCTGAACCGCGAAGACCCGGAGTGTGGCGACTTTATCAAGAAACAGTTTGTGAAAGAAGGGGTCGACGTTCGCACAGACACCACCTGCAAATCCATTGAGGTAGAGGATGGACGGCAATACGCGGTAGTGGAAAAGAGCGGTCAAGAAGAACGCATCGAGTTCGATAAAATTCTGGTGGCCGTCGGGCGCGCACCCAACACGAAGGGTTTTGGACTGGAGGAGTTGGGAGTCAACTTGACCAAACGAGGAAATATTGAAGTTGATGATTTCCTTCGCAGCACTTCCCATTCGAATATCTATGCGTGTGGAGATGTTGCAGGTCCCTACCAGTTCACACACACTGCTGCACATCAGGCCTGGTATTGCGCGGTCAACTCGCTTCTAAGTCCTGTTAAAAAATTCAAGGTGGACTACAGCGTCATTCCGTGGTGCACGTTCACCGACCCTGAAGTCGCACGGGCAGGCTTAAGCGAAACTGAAGCGAAGGCCCAGAACATTCCGTACGAAGTTTCCACCTACGGGATCGACGACCTGGATCGGGCTATCGCTGACAGTGAAGACCATGGTTTTGTGAAAGTGCTCACAGTACCGGGCAAGGATAAAATCCTGGGCGTGACCATCATGGGTCACCATGCAGGAGACCTGATTGCAGAGTATGTGCTGGCGATGAAACACGGGATTGGCCTGAATGGAATCCTCGGAACCATCCACATTTATCCGACGCTGGCAGAGGCCAACAAGTATGCGGCAGGCATCTGGAAGAAAAACCATGCACCACAGGGGTTGTTGAAATTAGCACAAAAGTTTTTCAACTGGCGCAGGTGA
- the gcvT gene encoding glycine cleavage system aminomethyltransferase GcvT: MKTPLKTTPLLDLHRELGGKIVPFAGWSMPIQFAGVMEEHRCVREKVGLFDVSHMGEIEVTGPGSLDYLQYLVTNDVSTLVDGSILYSVMCYENGGVVDDLLVHRHSQDHYFLCVNASNTDKDFEWATGQSNGFDVEVKNISQQTSQLALQGPRALEVLKSLTDEKIETIAYYHFLRGQVGGIDCIISRTGYTGEDGFELYLPAESATALARHLLEAGAPHGIQPIGLGARDTLRLEMGYALYGQEINSDIHPLEARLGWVVKLDKENEFCGKTALVKARAEGIQRRLVGLKMSARGVPRSHYKILKEGVPVGEVTSGTFSPTLNTGIAMGFVPAGQSKSGEKFEIEIRGQGVSAEVVPLPFVPSHVKK, encoded by the coding sequence TTGAAAACTCCTCTCAAAACCACCCCGCTTCTCGACCTGCACCGGGAGCTTGGAGGTAAAATTGTCCCCTTCGCAGGCTGGAGCATGCCTATCCAGTTTGCAGGAGTGATGGAAGAGCACCGTTGTGTAAGGGAGAAGGTGGGTCTATTCGATGTCAGCCACATGGGGGAAATTGAAGTCACGGGGCCGGGGTCGCTGGACTATCTGCAGTATTTAGTTACTAACGACGTTTCGACCCTGGTTGATGGCAGCATCCTCTATTCCGTGATGTGCTATGAAAATGGTGGGGTGGTCGATGATTTACTGGTGCATCGCCATTCTCAGGATCATTATTTCCTTTGTGTAAATGCTTCGAATACAGACAAGGATTTTGAATGGGCCACCGGCCAGTCGAACGGGTTTGACGTTGAGGTAAAGAATATCAGTCAACAAACCTCTCAATTGGCCTTGCAGGGGCCCAGAGCTCTCGAGGTTTTAAAGTCCTTAACGGATGAAAAAATTGAAACGATTGCTTACTATCATTTTTTGCGAGGCCAGGTTGGAGGAATTGACTGTATTATTTCCCGCACAGGGTATACGGGGGAAGACGGGTTTGAGTTGTACCTGCCTGCAGAATCCGCGACCGCTCTGGCGCGTCATTTGCTTGAAGCTGGGGCGCCGCATGGTATTCAACCTATTGGGCTGGGTGCGCGTGATACTCTCAGGCTGGAAATGGGGTATGCTTTGTACGGTCAGGAAATAAACTCCGACATTCACCCCTTGGAAGCCCGTCTGGGCTGGGTGGTGAAGCTGGATAAGGAAAACGAATTTTGCGGGAAAACTGCTTTGGTGAAGGCCAGGGCAGAGGGTATTCAACGCAGATTGGTTGGACTGAAAATGAGTGCACGAGGGGTTCCCCGCTCCCACTATAAAATTTTAAAAGAGGGTGTTCCAGTGGGTGAGGTGACCTCAGGTACGTTTTCCCCCACACTCAATACGGGGATTGCGATGGGGTTTGTTCCTGCGGGGCAATCAAAATCCGGTGAGAAATTTGAGATAGAAATCCGAGGGCAGGGGGTTTCGGCGGAAGTTGTTCCCTTGCCTTTTGTTCCAAGTCACGTGAAAAAATAA
- a CDS encoding dihydrolipoyl dehydrogenase has protein sequence MDYDVIILGGGSAGYSAADTAERQGARVAIVDPGPLGGLCILRGCMPTKTLLRSSDVISLMKRAREFGLLPVDARADLSAIIDRKNKLIDEFASYRIEQLHNPRFSLIQERGEFISPNEIQAGSKTLSADSIIIATGSVVNHDFSVPGLDNANCLTSDDVLTLREQPESMIVLGGGPVALELAQFYQRIGTQVTLIQRSAHILSTGDEDLARPVEERLREEGMQVFTDTKLLNVKETAGQKQIAFEHEGKEQTVEAATILQALGRRPNIDGLNLEVAGVQTEGGRVRVDAEMRTSQKNIFSIGDVNGKHEIVHIAIEQGEIAGHNALNADNPRRYDDRLKTSVVFTDPQVASVGLSEKECKAQGIDYRAASYPFNDHGKSMCLGETHGHVKLLSDPESGKLLGGHIVGPEAGELIHQLVAIMYFNGTMQDMLNMPYYHPTLSEILTYPADELIL, from the coding sequence ATGGATTATGATGTCATTATTTTAGGCGGTGGATCGGCAGGCTATTCCGCTGCCGATACTGCGGAACGCCAGGGAGCACGGGTCGCAATTGTCGACCCCGGGCCCCTGGGCGGGCTCTGTATCTTGCGTGGGTGCATGCCCACCAAAACCCTCCTGCGTTCATCCGACGTAATCTCTCTAATGAAGCGTGCACGGGAATTTGGACTGTTGCCAGTCGATGCGCGTGCGGATCTTTCTGCAATTATCGACCGCAAGAATAAACTGATCGACGAGTTTGCCAGCTACCGCATAGAACAACTGCATAATCCTCGGTTCTCTTTGATTCAGGAACGAGGAGAATTCATCTCCCCCAACGAAATCCAGGCAGGAAGCAAAACCCTCAGCGCGGATTCGATCATCATAGCAACCGGATCTGTGGTGAACCATGATTTTTCTGTCCCCGGACTGGACAATGCTAATTGCCTGACCAGCGATGATGTCCTGACCTTACGCGAACAACCTGAATCCATGATCGTGCTGGGTGGCGGGCCTGTCGCGCTAGAACTAGCCCAGTTTTACCAGCGCATTGGCACTCAGGTGACTTTAATCCAGCGTAGTGCTCACATCCTGTCTACAGGCGATGAAGACCTGGCGCGACCGGTTGAGGAGAGGCTGCGTGAGGAAGGCATGCAGGTGTTCACCGACACAAAACTTTTAAACGTTAAAGAGACTGCCGGTCAAAAACAAATTGCTTTTGAGCACGAGGGGAAAGAGCAGACTGTCGAGGCAGCAACCATTTTGCAGGCGTTGGGTCGCCGACCCAATATTGATGGACTCAATCTTGAAGTCGCTGGAGTACAAACGGAAGGAGGCCGGGTCAGAGTGGATGCCGAAATGCGAACCAGCCAGAAAAATATTTTTTCGATTGGTGATGTTAACGGTAAACACGAGATAGTTCACATTGCCATTGAGCAGGGTGAGATCGCCGGCCACAATGCACTCAATGCGGATAACCCTCGTCGCTACGATGACCGTTTGAAAACATCCGTTGTGTTCACCGATCCGCAGGTGGCCAGTGTGGGTTTAAGCGAAAAAGAATGTAAAGCTCAGGGCATCGATTATCGTGCCGCCTCGTATCCATTCAACGACCATGGTAAATCAATGTGCCTTGGAGAAACGCATGGCCATGTAAAACTGCTGTCCGATCCCGAATCGGGGAAACTCCTCGGCGGACATATTGTCGGGCCCGAAGCCGGAGAACTGATTCATCAACTCGTCGCCATCATGTATTTCAACGGCACCATGCAGGATATGCTCAACATGCCGTATTACCATCCCACCTTATCGGAAATCCTGACCTACCCGGCGGATGAGTTGATTTTATAG
- a CDS encoding tetratricopeptide repeat protein has translation MTSDTESSHSAEDWFKIGLDRGRAGDHQGAIEAYQEAVEQDPNHFKAYMNMGLRYGKLLMNVKALDSFKKAIDIKPDDPIAHYSLALTANLCGLTDDSIKHYKEAVRIKPTYAEAYSNLATVYYQFKQGKDAIENLLIAQKLFDEQGNRQMVATAQSLLQDLYNEFNMKREDFPEG, from the coding sequence ATGACCTCCGATACCGAATCCTCACACAGTGCAGAGGACTGGTTTAAAATTGGCCTGGACCGCGGCCGGGCAGGCGATCATCAAGGCGCAATCGAAGCTTATCAGGAAGCTGTTGAGCAGGACCCCAATCATTTTAAAGCTTATATGAACATGGGCCTGCGCTACGGTAAGTTGCTGATGAATGTCAAAGCGCTGGATTCCTTCAAAAAAGCTATCGACATCAAACCGGACGATCCTATTGCGCATTACAGTCTGGCTCTGACTGCAAACTTGTGTGGCCTTACCGATGATTCCATCAAGCATTATAAAGAAGCGGTCAGAATTAAACCCACCTATGCAGAGGCCTACAGTAATCTTGCGACAGTCTATTACCAGTTCAAGCAGGGTAAGGATGCGATTGAAAATCTGTTGATCGCGCAAAAACTGTTTGATGAGCAGGGTAACCGACAGATGGTCGCCACCGCACAAAGCCTGCTCCAGGATTTATACAATGAGTTTAATATGAAGCGGGAAGACTTTCCTGAGGGTTAA
- a CDS encoding YbjQ family protein gives MDNLIAIIVLTLIGFITGKVAEKRHYTSIKEREKATMKLPTTNTRKPLGVEPGNVRMELVSGSVVISVDYFKMMLAGLQNIFGGHVTAYEPLIDRARREAILRMKEQKPNAIQIFNVRIETTSISKNAGRGAVGSVEVLAYGTALTKAH, from the coding sequence ATGGATAACCTGATTGCCATTATCGTCCTAACCCTGATCGGCTTCATCACAGGTAAGGTTGCCGAAAAGAGGCACTACACCTCTATCAAGGAGCGTGAAAAAGCCACTATGAAACTGCCCACGACCAATACCAGGAAACCGCTGGGCGTAGAGCCCGGAAATGTACGCATGGAGCTGGTTTCGGGGTCCGTGGTAATTTCGGTCGACTATTTCAAAATGATGCTGGCCGGTCTCCAGAATATTTTTGGCGGTCATGTCACCGCCTACGAACCTCTTATTGACCGGGCGCGCCGCGAAGCCATATTGAGGATGAAGGAACAAAAACCGAACGCCATCCAGATATTCAATGTCCGTATTGAGACCACCTCTATCTCGAAAAATGCAGGTCGGGGCGCTGTCGGCAGCGTTGAGGTCCTGGCGTATGGGACCGCGTTGACCAAAGCCCACTAG